One part of the Gossypium raimondii isolate GPD5lz chromosome 1, ASM2569854v1, whole genome shotgun sequence genome encodes these proteins:
- the LOC105786360 gene encoding trihelix transcription factor PTL isoform X2, which yields MEMENHHHHHHQHHQYGMPDLRQLLNGRPSHFQTVQQGSELFSSGDRNLPPLQHHHQFDMMQMVGRQVVGHELMPRGGLHHEFSSAAAATPTAAMAAAVNSGSTPSASCGFEGEAIAFGGDGGTGRWPRQETLTLLEIRSRLDPKFKEANQKGPLWDEVSRIMCEDHGYQRSGKKCREKFENLYKYYKKTKEGKAGRQDDDNDLSTEMEINGGSSEKRKKKRSGGGSSKCWKAKIKEFIDLQMRKLMDRQETWLEKLTKTLEEKEKERVLREEQWRKEEAARIEREQKLWAKERARIEARDSALMEALQNLTGKQLKEIVKPDDWQETEVSRLIQLKTTMEGCSEEILWEEVAAKMACLGFEKSALMCKTKWESIGAYLMKNKDSNKKRKENCDYYHNNNEPLYSDSVSHSNATAGAAGNGVNDSCFRFLMADGENYWESYGLKLNKGENQ from the exons ATGGAAATGGAgaatcatcatcaccatcatcatcagcATCATCAATATGGTATGCCTGATCTTAGGCAACTACTCAACGGAAGGCCAAGTCATTTCCAAACGGTTCAACAGGGTTCAGAGTTGTTTTCCTCCGGTGACCGGAACCTTCCGCCGCTGCAGCATCACCACCAGTTTGATATGATGCAAATGGTGGGTAGACAAGTTGTTGGTCATGAATTGATGCCTCGTGGTGGACTTCATCACGAGTTCAGTTCTGCTGCTGCTGCTACTCCCACGGCTGCTATGGCTGCAGCAGTCAATAGTGGTTCAACACCGAGTGCTAGTTGTGGGTTCGAAGGTGAAGCTATTGCCTTTGGAGGTGATGGAGGAACTGGAAGATGGCCTAGGCAAGAAACTTTAACACTTCTTGAGATCAGATCTCGGCTTGATCCTAAGTTCAAAGAAGCTAATCAAAAAGGTCCTTTGTGGGATGAAGTTTCCAG GATCATGTGTGAAGACCATGGATACCAAAGGAGTGGGAAAAAATGTAGGGAGAAATTTGAAAACTTGTACAAATATTACAAGAAAACTAAAGAAGGGAAAGCTGGAAGACAAGATG ATGACAATGATTTGAGCACTGAAATGGAGATCAATGGTGGTTCATCagagaagaggaaaaagaaaaggagtgGTGGTGGTAGTAGTAAGTGTTGGAAGGCAAAGATTAAAGAGTTCATTGATTTGCAGATGAGGAAATTAATGGATAGACAAGAAACATGGCTTGAGAAGCTAACAAAGACCcttgaagaaaaggaaaaagaaagggttTTAAGGGAAGAACAATGGAGGAAAGAAGAAGCTGCAAGGATTGAAAGAGAACAAAAGCTTTGGGCTAAAGAAAGAGCTCGgattgaagctagagattctgCTTTAATGGAGGCTTTACAGAACTTGACTGGTAAACAATTAAAGGAAATTGTTAAACCAGATGATTGGCAAGAAACTGAAGTTTCTAGGCTAATACAACTTAAAACCACCATGGAAGGTTGTTCTGAAGAGATCCTATGGGAAGAAGTAGCTGCTAAAATGGCTTGTTTAGGCTTTGAAAAGAGTGCTTTAATGTGCAAAACAAAATGGGAAAGCATCGGTGCTTATTTAATGAAAAACAAAGATAGtaacaagaaaagaaaggagaacTGTGACTATTATCACAACAACAATGAACCACTCTACAGTGACTCAGTGAGTCACTCTAATGCTACTGCTGGTGCTGCTGGCAATGGTGTAAACGACAGTTGCTTTCGTTTCTTAATGGCTGATGGTGAGAACTATTGGGAAAGCTATGGTTTGAAGCTCAACAAAGGAGAAAaccaatga
- the LOC105786360 gene encoding trihelix transcription factor PTL isoform X1, which translates to MEMENHHHHHHQHHQYGMPDLRQLLNGRPSHFQTVQQGSELFSSGDRNLPPLQHHHQFDMMQMVGRQVVGHELMPRGGLHHEFSSAAAATPTAAMAAAVNSGSTPSASCGFEGEAIAFGGDGGTGRWPRQETLTLLEIRSRLDPKFKEANQKGPLWDEVSRIMCEDHGYQRSGKKCREKFENLYKYYKKTKEGKAGRQDGKHYRFFRQLEALYGESSNSVSGHNQFTGNGFGFHGTQNCNIGHSQKLCDSLSLSNSFEFEPSSSDDNDLSTEMEINGGSSEKRKKKRSGGGSSKCWKAKIKEFIDLQMRKLMDRQETWLEKLTKTLEEKEKERVLREEQWRKEEAARIEREQKLWAKERARIEARDSALMEALQNLTGKQLKEIVKPDDWQETEVSRLIQLKTTMEGCSEEILWEEVAAKMACLGFEKSALMCKTKWESIGAYLMKNKDSNKKRKENCDYYHNNNEPLYSDSVSHSNATAGAAGNGVNDSCFRFLMADGENYWESYGLKLNKGENQ; encoded by the exons ATGGAAATGGAgaatcatcatcaccatcatcatcagcATCATCAATATGGTATGCCTGATCTTAGGCAACTACTCAACGGAAGGCCAAGTCATTTCCAAACGGTTCAACAGGGTTCAGAGTTGTTTTCCTCCGGTGACCGGAACCTTCCGCCGCTGCAGCATCACCACCAGTTTGATATGATGCAAATGGTGGGTAGACAAGTTGTTGGTCATGAATTGATGCCTCGTGGTGGACTTCATCACGAGTTCAGTTCTGCTGCTGCTGCTACTCCCACGGCTGCTATGGCTGCAGCAGTCAATAGTGGTTCAACACCGAGTGCTAGTTGTGGGTTCGAAGGTGAAGCTATTGCCTTTGGAGGTGATGGAGGAACTGGAAGATGGCCTAGGCAAGAAACTTTAACACTTCTTGAGATCAGATCTCGGCTTGATCCTAAGTTCAAAGAAGCTAATCAAAAAGGTCCTTTGTGGGATGAAGTTTCCAG GATCATGTGTGAAGACCATGGATACCAAAGGAGTGGGAAAAAATGTAGGGAGAAATTTGAAAACTTGTACAAATATTACAAGAAAACTAAAGAAGGGAAAGCTGGAAGACAAGATGGTAAGCATTATAGATTCTTTAGACAACTTGAAGCTTTATATGGAGAGTCAAGTAATTCAGTTTCAGGCCATAATCAATTTACTGGGAACGGTTTTGGGTTCCATGGTACTCAAAATTGCAATATTGGTCACTCTCAAAAGCTTTGTGATAGCCTTAGTCTCTCAAATTCCTTTGAATTTGAACCTTCTTCTTCAGATGACAATGATTTGAGCACTGAAATGGAGATCAATGGTGGTTCATCagagaagaggaaaaagaaaaggagtgGTGGTGGTAGTAGTAAGTGTTGGAAGGCAAAGATTAAAGAGTTCATTGATTTGCAGATGAGGAAATTAATGGATAGACAAGAAACATGGCTTGAGAAGCTAACAAAGACCcttgaagaaaaggaaaaagaaagggttTTAAGGGAAGAACAATGGAGGAAAGAAGAAGCTGCAAGGATTGAAAGAGAACAAAAGCTTTGGGCTAAAGAAAGAGCTCGgattgaagctagagattctgCTTTAATGGAGGCTTTACAGAACTTGACTGGTAAACAATTAAAGGAAATTGTTAAACCAGATGATTGGCAAGAAACTGAAGTTTCTAGGCTAATACAACTTAAAACCACCATGGAAGGTTGTTCTGAAGAGATCCTATGGGAAGAAGTAGCTGCTAAAATGGCTTGTTTAGGCTTTGAAAAGAGTGCTTTAATGTGCAAAACAAAATGGGAAAGCATCGGTGCTTATTTAATGAAAAACAAAGATAGtaacaagaaaagaaaggagaacTGTGACTATTATCACAACAACAATGAACCACTCTACAGTGACTCAGTGAGTCACTCTAATGCTACTGCTGGTGCTGCTGGCAATGGTGTAAACGACAGTTGCTTTCGTTTCTTAATGGCTGATGGTGAGAACTATTGGGAAAGCTATGGTTTGAAGCTCAACAAAGGAGAAAaccaatga